A window of Variovorax sp. PBL-E5 contains these coding sequences:
- a CDS encoding MarR family winged helix-turn-helix transcriptional regulator has translation MAKSKAARAEEQDPKEGAAPAASRIGHGGVISLDDYIAPSKLCMTQMEEYVGYMVRRLDNRIYRSFLDTLVHEEITPARFTALSIIGANPGVRQVDIARALNIARPAALKVVNLLVQLGLIECHPIPSDKRIGAIALTELGQRKLAVYAQKVREHEARVLEPLSQEERAQLMGFLQRVLA, from the coding sequence ATGGCCAAGTCCAAAGCCGCCCGAGCCGAAGAGCAGGATCCGAAGGAGGGCGCCGCGCCCGCCGCGTCCCGGATCGGCCATGGCGGCGTGATCAGCCTTGATGACTACATCGCCCCTTCCAAACTGTGCATGACGCAGATGGAAGAGTACGTCGGCTACATGGTGCGGCGACTGGACAACCGGATCTACCGCAGCTTCCTCGACACCCTGGTGCATGAAGAGATCACGCCGGCGCGCTTCACGGCGCTCTCGATCATCGGCGCCAACCCGGGTGTGCGGCAGGTCGACATCGCGCGGGCGCTGAACATCGCGCGGCCGGCGGCGCTCAAGGTGGTCAACCTGCTGGTGCAGCTGGGCTTGATCGAGTGCCATCCGATCCCGAGCGACAAGCGCATCGGCGCCATCGCCCTGACCGAACTGGGGCAGCGCAAGCTCGCCGTCTATGCCCAGAAGGTGCGCGAGCATGAAGCGCGCGTGCTCGAGCCGCTGTCGCAGGAGGAACGCGCGCAGCTGATGGGATTCCTGCAGCGCGTCCTGGCTTAG
- a CDS encoding enoyl-CoA hydratase/isomerase family protein produces MEASPVSNGQPYGLALQVVDAMATLTLDRPAVLNALDGALIDSLMVALDTVRRDDDIRVLILTGKGRAFCAGADLRDPMMGLDLPAAERGRRFMASSDRGINALARALDTLGKPRVAAVNGAAVGGGMALALCADIVLMARSAYFQMPFTSQLGLVPDMGASWHLMRRAGPTRAIAAAMLGERIAGPQAAEWGLVWQCVEDGELLAAAEAVARKLGAGAPRALKALPAMMWRAFDHGLDAQLEVERELQARQVQTDDFMEGVKAFQEKRKPRFTGQ; encoded by the coding sequence CGTCCGGCGGTGCTGAATGCGCTGGACGGCGCGCTCATCGATTCGCTGATGGTCGCGCTCGACACCGTCCGCCGCGACGACGACATCCGCGTGCTGATCCTCACCGGCAAGGGCCGTGCCTTCTGCGCCGGCGCCGACCTGCGCGACCCGATGATGGGACTCGATCTGCCCGCCGCGGAGCGCGGCCGCCGCTTCATGGCTTCGAGCGACCGCGGCATCAATGCGCTGGCGCGTGCACTCGATACGCTGGGCAAGCCCAGGGTGGCGGCGGTCAATGGCGCGGCCGTGGGTGGCGGCATGGCGCTGGCCCTGTGCGCCGACATCGTGCTGATGGCGCGCTCGGCCTATTTCCAGATGCCCTTCACCTCCCAGCTCGGGCTGGTGCCGGACATGGGCGCCAGCTGGCACTTGATGCGCCGGGCCGGGCCGACACGCGCGATCGCGGCGGCGATGCTGGGCGAACGCATCGCCGGCCCGCAGGCTGCCGAATGGGGCCTGGTCTGGCAGTGCGTCGAGGACGGTGAATTGCTTGCAGCCGCGGAGGCGGTGGCGCGCAAACTCGGCGCGGGTGCGCCACGCGCCTTGAAGGCCCTTCCCGCGATGATGTGGCGTGCCTTCGACCATGGGCTGGACGCTCAGCTCGAGGTCGAGCGCGAGCTGCAGGCCAGGCAGGTGCAGACCGACGACTTCATGGAAGGGGTCAAGGCCTTCCAGGAAAAGCGCAAGCCTCGCTTCACGGGGCAGTGA
- a CDS encoding tripartite tricarboxylate transporter substrate binding protein, with protein sequence MKRIPAALLAAIAIASASMAHAASAFPDRPVRIIVGFPPGGGSDGIARILAEHMGRTLKQAVIVENKPGANSTLGAAYVASARPDGYTLLFGAESVLGADKVAYAPTVSYGETSFTPINRIASSFFVLATKKDSELRTFADVAAKARQSTTPMFIASPGGTYPEIVTADLKRLSGLNLDEVLYKGGSPAVMAVLGGDAPLTFMGPGAVLPMAREGKLNAVAITLDHRSQLMPEVPTLAESGVKGFAMSYWYGLMGPKGLPDDVVRTLFNATSQALGDPAVQGRIAELGYETMPMRSPQEFQALALKDGAALRARVEALPVREAAR encoded by the coding sequence ATGAAACGAATTCCTGCAGCCTTGCTCGCGGCGATCGCGATCGCCAGTGCGTCGATGGCGCATGCAGCGAGCGCCTTCCCAGACCGCCCCGTGCGCATCATCGTGGGCTTTCCTCCCGGCGGTGGCTCCGACGGCATCGCGCGCATCCTGGCCGAACACATGGGGCGTACGCTCAAGCAGGCCGTCATCGTCGAGAACAAGCCTGGCGCGAATTCCACGCTCGGCGCCGCCTACGTGGCCTCGGCCCGACCGGATGGCTACACACTGCTGTTCGGGGCCGAATCCGTCCTCGGCGCCGACAAGGTGGCCTATGCGCCGACGGTCTCCTACGGTGAGACCAGCTTTACGCCCATCAACCGGATCGCAAGCAGCTTCTTCGTCCTTGCAACCAAGAAGGACTCCGAGCTTCGCACCTTTGCGGACGTCGCTGCAAAAGCCAGGCAGTCGACGACGCCGATGTTCATTGCTTCCCCTGGCGGGACGTATCCCGAGATCGTCACCGCGGATCTGAAAAGACTCTCAGGCCTCAACCTGGACGAGGTCCTGTACAAGGGCGGCAGCCCGGCGGTGATGGCTGTCCTCGGCGGTGATGCACCGCTGACCTTCATGGGGCCCGGGGCTGTCCTGCCGATGGCGCGCGAAGGGAAGCTCAATGCGGTGGCGATCACGCTCGACCACCGGTCCCAACTCATGCCGGAAGTGCCCACCTTGGCCGAGTCCGGCGTGAAAGGCTTCGCGATGAGTTACTGGTATGGCCTGATGGGGCCCAAAGGCCTGCCAGATGACGTGGTACGCACTCTGTTCAACGCCACGTCGCAAGCGCTTGGGGACCCCGCAGTGCAAGGCAGGATCGCGGAGCTGGGCTACGAAACCATGCCGATGCGATCGCCCCAGGAGTTCCAGGCCCTGGCCCTGAAGGATGGCGCCGCGCTGCGCGCCCGCGTCGAAGCGCTCCCGGTTCGTGAGGCCGCCCGCTGA
- a CDS encoding DUF3237 family protein, giving the protein MKFDPEPQDPPGLEFAFAFRVKFSNRVKIGTVSSGFTRGYTGVVGGDVAGPKLNGIVVPHSGGDWPAYWPNGAVEFTAFYMLQADDGTQILVKNRGFRYASPEVTARMERLDPVEPHEYYMRLCPTFEAPEGKHDWMNRTVFIGTGNRQADHSIFRFWKVA; this is encoded by the coding sequence ATGAAGTTTGATCCTGAGCCGCAGGACCCTCCAGGTCTTGAATTTGCCTTTGCCTTCCGCGTGAAGTTCTCGAACCGGGTGAAGATCGGAACCGTTTCGAGCGGCTTCACCCGTGGGTACACGGGCGTCGTCGGCGGCGACGTCGCCGGTCCGAAACTGAATGGGATCGTGGTGCCGCACAGCGGCGGCGACTGGCCGGCCTACTGGCCCAACGGGGCCGTCGAATTCACGGCGTTCTACATGCTGCAGGCCGACGATGGAACGCAGATCCTGGTGAAGAACCGAGGCTTTCGCTATGCATCGCCGGAGGTGACTGCCCGCATGGAGCGGCTGGATCCTGTCGAGCCCCACGAGTACTACATGCGCCTTTGCCCGACCTTCGAGGCGCCCGAAGGCAAGCACGACTGGATGAACAGGACCGTGTTCATTGGCACCGGAAACCGCCAGGCGGATCACTCCATCTTCCGGTTCTGGAAAGTTGCGTAG
- a CDS encoding VOC family protein yields the protein MPAETPSLAAPPVPVRGLHHFAWRCRDSEETRRFYEDLLGLPLTHVIQADHVPSTGEYCPYVHIFFQLGDGSSIAFFDLGDDTAALPSPNTPAWVNHLALRVDSVSALLAAKARLEAAGVEVLGPTDHHIIQSIYFFDPNGIRLELTTPTVPQAEMDEHARQARALLDAWTARKGARRNAAHG from the coding sequence ATGCCTGCCGAGACGCCCTCTCTCGCCGCGCCGCCCGTGCCCGTGCGCGGCCTTCATCATTTCGCCTGGCGCTGCCGCGACAGCGAGGAGACCCGCCGCTTCTACGAGGACCTGCTGGGCCTGCCGCTGACCCACGTGATCCAGGCCGATCACGTTCCGAGCACCGGTGAATACTGCCCCTACGTCCACATCTTCTTCCAGCTGGGCGATGGTTCGTCGATCGCCTTCTTCGATCTCGGCGACGACACCGCGGCACTACCCTCCCCCAACACGCCGGCCTGGGTCAACCACCTGGCACTGCGCGTCGATTCGGTGTCCGCGCTGCTGGCAGCCAAGGCCCGGCTCGAAGCGGCCGGGGTCGAGGTGCTGGGCCCGACCGACCATCACATCATCCAGTCGATCTATTTCTTCGACCCGAACGGCATCCGGCTCGAACTGACCACGCCCACCGTGCCCCAGGCCGAGATGGACGAACACGCACGCCAGGCCCGCGCGCTGCTGGATGCCTGGACCGCACGCAAGGGCGCACGGCGCAACGCGGCCCATGGCTGA
- a CDS encoding helix-turn-helix transcriptional regulator — translation MQTWPVNPAASSACVQASSVAQLVGAIASQDRTALASAILHTVQSALPSQHCAIFAHEASRNPRLLSGAGEGGPWVAIKSATAYLRDHYRADAMHQMASRRPAGIAKGEVVVCRERCEDIEAPEYREACFTALGIRERLTVLMRCATDSWLSVHIYRIAGQPSFSAQEVDSLVGLAPVIAGCVARHYASDIDGETGFRDTVTGDIGELCPSLTEREREVLMRILDGVTVNRIAEDLKLRPTTVATYRMRAYEKLGVASRRELFAAVLRRHALAQSQAPATQESGRAGTALLHAA, via the coding sequence ATGCAGACTTGGCCCGTCAACCCAGCAGCCAGCAGCGCTTGCGTGCAGGCTTCGAGCGTGGCGCAGCTGGTGGGCGCCATCGCCAGCCAGGACCGCACGGCGCTCGCGTCCGCCATCCTGCACACGGTGCAGTCGGCCCTCCCGAGCCAGCACTGCGCCATCTTTGCGCACGAAGCGTCACGCAACCCCCGCTTGCTGTCGGGTGCCGGAGAGGGCGGCCCCTGGGTCGCGATCAAGAGCGCGACGGCCTACCTTCGCGACCACTATCGCGCGGACGCGATGCACCAGATGGCTTCGCGCCGGCCGGCCGGCATCGCAAAGGGCGAGGTCGTGGTGTGCCGGGAACGCTGCGAGGACATCGAAGCGCCCGAATACCGCGAGGCATGCTTCACTGCGCTCGGCATCCGGGAGCGGCTCACCGTGTTGATGCGCTGCGCCACCGACAGCTGGCTGTCGGTCCACATCTACCGCATTGCCGGGCAGCCCAGCTTCTCCGCGCAGGAGGTCGACTCGCTGGTCGGACTCGCGCCGGTGATCGCGGGCTGCGTCGCGCGGCACTACGCCAGCGACATCGACGGCGAAACGGGCTTTCGCGATACCGTCACCGGCGACATCGGCGAGCTGTGTCCCAGCCTCACCGAACGCGAACGCGAAGTCCTGATGCGCATCCTCGACGGCGTCACGGTCAACCGCATTGCCGAAGACCTCAAGCTGCGGCCGACGACGGTGGCCACCTACCGCATGCGGGCCTATGAGAAACTGGGCGTGGCCTCGCGGCGCGAACTGTTCGCCGCGGTCCTGCGCCGCCACGCGCTCGCGCAGTCGCAAGCGCCCGCGACGCAGGAATCCGGGCGCGCAGGAACGGCCCTCCTTCATGCGGCCTGA
- a CDS encoding PaaI family thioesterase, whose product MNAPRFNPDQRLVQRFLRDPGAPLAIDSNPLAADLGAVLRGADVQQRTLVLEFAPPARYLQGDGVIQGGIVATMLDFALAFVVLAALAPGDSAATVSLNLQFERAVLQGAVRVSAKLDRLGGRVAFASATLASPDGKDTLARASAVMAVSRTAAAAAPRPA is encoded by the coding sequence GTGAACGCGCCGCGCTTCAACCCCGATCAGCGCTTGGTCCAGCGCTTCCTGCGCGATCCCGGCGCGCCGCTGGCCATCGACTCCAATCCGCTCGCCGCCGACCTCGGTGCCGTGCTGCGCGGTGCCGATGTGCAGCAGCGCACGCTCGTGCTCGAGTTCGCGCCGCCGGCGCGCTACCTGCAGGGCGACGGCGTGATCCAGGGCGGCATCGTGGCGACGATGCTCGACTTCGCGCTGGCCTTCGTGGTGCTCGCCGCCCTGGCGCCCGGCGACTCGGCCGCCACCGTCTCGCTCAACCTGCAGTTCGAGCGCGCGGTGCTGCAGGGCGCGGTGCGCGTGAGCGCGAAGCTCGACCGGCTCGGCGGGCGCGTTGCCTTCGCTTCCGCGACCCTGGCATCGCCCGACGGCAAGGACACGCTGGCCCGCGCGAGCGCGGTGATGGCCGTGAGCCGAACCGCGGCCGCCGCTGCGCCACGCCCGGCGTGA
- a CDS encoding alpha/beta hydrolase family protein, whose amino-acid sequence MAELQLAVIDVQPGAALESQSGLQMLRPRIYGAWRAPAGPKKVAAIVMHPTSNFMGHYLIGPLADRGIACMGLNSRYMGNDTLLLMERAIQDLGAGVQFLRAAGYERVLLIGNSGGAALASFYQAQAEQLTAHRFPDGDETHLHPHDLPPVDGIALCAAHPGRSKLLRDWIDPSVTDEHDPLSVDPALDMYDARHALPYDAEFLARFSAAQAARLERIERWVIERLRLLRSTTGAPRDQAFIVYRTHADPRCVDLSIDSNDRLPGSVWGDARQVNYAANAMGRTTSLTAFLSQWSSRSQADGPSNLARTRVPALLLTYTGDASTFPSTRDAWMAAGGARIRNVDIDGGNHYLAGQPQLVQFAADAIAGWAEAL is encoded by the coding sequence ATGGCTGAGCTGCAACTCGCCGTCATCGACGTCCAGCCGGGCGCCGCCTTGGAAAGCCAGTCGGGTCTGCAGATGCTGCGGCCGCGCATCTATGGCGCCTGGCGCGCGCCGGCCGGGCCGAAGAAGGTCGCGGCCATCGTGATGCATCCGACCAGCAACTTCATGGGCCACTACCTGATCGGGCCGCTGGCCGACCGGGGCATCGCCTGCATGGGGCTCAACTCGCGCTACATGGGCAACGACACCTTGCTGCTGATGGAGCGTGCCATCCAGGACCTCGGCGCGGGCGTGCAGTTCCTGCGCGCCGCGGGCTACGAGCGGGTGCTGCTGATCGGCAACTCCGGCGGTGCCGCGCTCGCGAGCTTCTACCAGGCGCAGGCCGAGCAGCTCACGGCCCACCGCTTTCCCGACGGCGACGAGACCCACCTGCATCCGCACGACCTGCCGCCCGTGGACGGCATCGCGCTCTGCGCTGCCCACCCGGGTCGCTCGAAGCTGCTGCGCGACTGGATCGATCCCTCGGTGACGGACGAGCACGATCCGCTCTCGGTCGACCCGGCGCTCGACATGTACGACGCACGCCATGCACTGCCGTACGACGCCGAATTCCTGGCGCGCTTCAGCGCCGCCCAGGCCGCGCGGCTCGAGCGCATCGAGCGCTGGGTGATCGAGCGGCTGCGGCTGCTGCGCAGCACGACCGGCGCGCCGCGCGACCAGGCCTTCATCGTCTACCGCACCCATGCCGATCCGCGCTGCGTGGATCTCTCGATCGACAGCAACGATCGCCTGCCCGGCAGTGTCTGGGGCGATGCGCGCCAGGTGAACTATGCGGCCAATGCGATGGGCCGCACCACCTCGCTGACCGCCTTCCTCTCGCAGTGGTCCTCGCGCTCGCAGGCCGATGGGCCCTCGAACCTGGCCCGCACCCGCGTGCCGGCGCTGCTGCTGACCTACACCGGCGACGCGTCGACTTTTCCGAGCACCCGCGATGCATGGATGGCCGCCGGCGGCGCGCGCATCCGCAACGTGGACATCGACGGCGGCAATCACTATCTCGCGGGCCAGCCGCAGCTGGTGCAATTCGCTGCCGACGCGATCGCCGGATGGGCAGAGGCGCTGTGA
- a CDS encoding long-chain-fatty-acid--CoA ligase, translated as MNERLTQTLRRAAQVNPRSAATVCAGRTRTWDEVEERVARAAAGLRALGIAQGDRVALLALNSDRYLESYYAVPWMGGVLVPLNTRLAASDLHYMVNDADAKVICLDESFLHLLPQLREACPGLQHVVYLGDDAAAGQGLWHWDEMVAAHPRLPDAGSNGTDLAGIFYTGGSTGKPKGVMLSHGNLVSNAVNGCYMIGYDAASVFLHAAPMCHLTDGMSTVAVTMAAGTHVFIPKFDAAQVLDMVSRHKVTNVTLVPTMIAMILEVPGIERMALSSLRQFMFGSAPMPEATLKRAVEVWPDMLFLHGWGMTELSPIGTMLPMSMRKPAVAGDRLKSCGQPMPNIDLRVVDPDGNTVAAGVTGEIVVRGPTVMQGYWNKPQETAAAVVDGWFHTGDAALMDQDGYVYIVDRLKDMIISGGENIYSTEVENAISLMPGVAEAAVIGIPDAKWGERVHAVVVPREGAQLTQEAVTAWTRERIAGYKCPRSVTIRTERLPLSGAGKVLKKELRDPYWAGHGKKL; from the coding sequence ATGAACGAGAGACTGACGCAAACACTGCGCCGCGCCGCGCAGGTGAACCCCCGCTCGGCGGCCACGGTCTGTGCCGGGCGCACACGGACCTGGGACGAGGTCGAGGAGCGCGTCGCCCGCGCCGCCGCCGGGCTGCGCGCGCTGGGGATCGCGCAGGGCGACCGCGTGGCCTTGCTGGCGCTCAACAGCGACCGGTATCTCGAAAGCTACTACGCCGTGCCATGGATGGGTGGCGTGCTCGTTCCGCTCAACACCCGGCTCGCCGCCTCGGACCTGCACTACATGGTCAACGATGCGGACGCCAAGGTCATCTGCCTCGACGAGAGCTTCCTTCACCTGCTGCCGCAGTTGCGCGAGGCCTGTCCGGGATTGCAGCACGTGGTCTACCTGGGCGACGACGCCGCGGCCGGCCAGGGCCTGTGGCACTGGGACGAGATGGTGGCTGCGCATCCACGCCTGCCCGACGCCGGAAGCAACGGCACCGACCTCGCCGGCATCTTCTACACGGGAGGCAGCACGGGCAAGCCCAAAGGCGTGATGCTCAGCCACGGCAACCTGGTGAGCAACGCGGTGAACGGCTGCTACATGATCGGCTACGACGCCGCGAGCGTGTTCCTGCATGCAGCGCCGATGTGCCACCTCACGGACGGCATGTCGACGGTGGCCGTCACGATGGCGGCGGGCACGCACGTCTTCATCCCCAAGTTCGACGCCGCGCAGGTGCTGGACATGGTGTCGCGGCACAAGGTGACGAACGTCACGCTCGTCCCGACGATGATCGCGATGATCCTCGAGGTGCCGGGCATCGAGCGCATGGCGCTCTCGAGCCTGCGCCAGTTCATGTTCGGTTCGGCACCGATGCCGGAGGCGACCCTGAAGCGGGCCGTCGAGGTGTGGCCCGACATGCTCTTCCTTCACGGGTGGGGCATGACGGAGCTCTCGCCGATCGGCACGATGCTGCCGATGTCCATGCGCAAGCCCGCCGTCGCGGGCGACCGCCTGAAGTCCTGCGGGCAGCCGATGCCCAACATCGATCTGCGCGTGGTCGACCCGGACGGCAACACGGTGGCTGCGGGCGTCACCGGCGAAATCGTCGTGCGCGGTCCCACCGTCATGCAGGGTTACTGGAACAAGCCCCAGGAGACCGCAGCGGCCGTCGTGGACGGCTGGTTCCACACCGGCGATGCGGCGCTCATGGACCAGGACGGGTACGTCTACATCGTCGATCGCCTGAAGGACATGATCATCAGCGGCGGCGAGAACATCTATTCCACCGAAGTCGAGAACGCCATCTCGCTGATGCCCGGCGTGGCGGAGGCGGCGGTGATCGGCATCCCGGACGCCAAGTGGGGCGAGCGGGTCCATGCCGTCGTGGTGCCGCGCGAGGGCGCGCAGCTCACGCAGGAGGCGGTCACCGCCTGGACGCGCGAGCGCATCGCCGGCTACAAGTGCCCGCGCTCGGTGACGATCCGCACCGAACGCCTGCCGCTGTCCGGCGCCGGCAAGGTGCTGAAGAAGGAGTTGCGCGACCCGTACTGGGCCGGACACGGCAAGAAGCTGTGA